The following are encoded in a window of Haliotis asinina isolate JCU_RB_2024 chromosome 14, JCU_Hal_asi_v2, whole genome shotgun sequence genomic DNA:
- the LOC137261131 gene encoding myomodulin neuropeptides 2-like: MMQLYHLCWLGLLVIIYTGSCYAATSDDESEAETSHSRVRRNGWSMYRLGRGLQMLRLGKRGLPMIRLGRTPSSDTALTPEEIRYLLTSMMDDSKTLSSRQVPVPRYGKDLDYQTAYEQSLGDDDDEKIMRRSANPLEIDEGLPRLRPAPRGGRFRRSDLSQFTRLSEKLKELQNRERAVALPRIGRFSKERAVPIPRIG; this comes from the exons ATGATGCAACTCTACCATCTGTGTTGGCTTGGACTATTAGTAATTATATATACAG GAAGCTGCTACGCCGCAACAAGCGATGACGAAAGTGAGGCTGAGACCAGCCATTCGAGAGTGAGGCGGAACGGTTGGAGCATGTACAGACTGGGCAGAGGTCTACAGATGCTCAGATTGGGTAAGCGAGGATTGCCTATGATTCGACTGGGCAGAACACCATCCAGCGACACCGCACTGACACCAGAAGAAATCCGATACCTACTGACTTCAATGATGGACGACTCAAAGACTTTATCTAGTCGACAAGTCCCGGTGCCAAGGTACGGCAAGGACCTGGACTACCAGACGGCGTACGAACAGAGTCTTGGCGATGACGACGACGAGAAAATTATGCGACGCTCTGCGAATCCCCTCGAAATAGATGAAGGTCTTCCGCGTCTGCGTCCAGCACCCCGCGGAGGTCGCTTCCGCCGTTCTGATCTCTCGCAGTTCACGAGACTTTCCGAGAAACTCAAGGAATTACAGAACCGTGAGAGAGCGGTGGCTCTTCCAAGGATTGGACGCTTTTCAAAGGAAAGAGCAGTGCCTATCCCAAGGATTGGCTGA